The nucleotide sequence GAATTTGCTCTGCCGCAGTGCCCTAGCCGCAGTGCCGGAGAACGGCGCGGTCCCCCAGACGATCACCGCCTCCGGATCGCGGTTGGTCACCTTCCGCACCGCCGGGCGGTAGTCGGCGTTCTCGGCGCGGGGCAGCCGGGCCACCTTGACGAGGTCGACGTCCACCGCCTTCAGGGCCGCTGTGAGGGCCCGTACGCCCGAATCGCCGTGCGGCCCAGGCGTCGCCACCAGACCGACCCGTTCGAAGCCCTGTGAGCTGATCAGCCGGGCCAGCGCCCGCGCCACGTCCCGGGCGTCCGGCGTGAGTTTGAAGATGTACGTCCGCTGCGCCAGCGGCACGGTGAGGTTGTCGGCTGCGGCGAAGGAGACGAACGGCACCTGCTGCTGCTGCGCGATCGGGACGATCGCCAGGGACGTCTCGGCGAAGCAGCCGCCGATCAGCGCGTGCACGTTCTCCCGGGTGGCCAGTTCCGTCGCGTGCTGGGCGGCGAGCCGGGGCTCGCTGGCGTTGTCCCGGATCACCAGCCGGAGGTTGCGACGCAGGTTGCCGACCGGCACGCCCTGCTCGTTGAACTTGTCAACGGTGATCTTCAGGGCCCGTTCCTGGAGTACGCCGAGGACCCGGCCGGGGCCGGTGAGTTCGAGGCTGGCGCCGACGACGAGTTCCCGGGAACCGGGCCCGGGCGGCCCGACCGGCCCCTCGTCGTTCGTTCCACAGGCGGCGAGCAGGCTGGTGGCGGTCGCCGCCAGCAGGCCTCGCCGGCTCAGGGTCCACGCCTCGACTGCCGGTCCGGCCATCGTTGCCACCCTCCATGCGCTGGTCGTAGGTGTCGCCCACGGTCCCGGGGTATGTTGGCTGCCCCTCCCCGGCACCGTCAACTCTGCACACTGTGGCGAGAAACACCAGGTCGACGTAGGGATGGGCCTGACTGGCCAGTCAGTCGAGGGTTCCTGACCGGACAGACCGGCCGGCGCTGTCGAGCGGCCGGTGCGCGGACGCGGAGGGTGCCCGAGCGAGTACGCACAGCCCGGCCCGGGAACCGCCGTCGCCAGCAGCCGTAGCGTCGGCCTGCGCAGACGTGGAAGACCCACACCAGCCGTCGGACGAGCACGGGCTTTGGTGTGGGTCCTCGATGTGCCGGCGGATCGGATCGGTCAGGAACGGTAGCTGGCGGAGCGGTACTCGTAGTCGCGGTTGTCGGCCCGCTCGTCCGGGTCCCGGCTGAAGTCCCAGCCTCCGGCGGCCTCCCGGCCCGGCCGGCCACCCACGGCGTAGCCGCCGATCTCCTGGCCGCGCCGCCAGCCCCGGAAGTACCCGGTGGTGTGCTCGGCGATCCTGGCCGCGTCGCGGACGATCCGCAGCGGGCGCTCGTCCCGCAGCGGCGAGCCGGGCACCAGGTTGGCCTGCGGCACCCGCTTGGGCAGCCCGGCGGTGGTCGAGGCGCCGACCGAGGGCCGGGCCGCCTGCTCGGCGGCCCGCCAACCGCTGTCGGCGGTCGACGACCACTCCACCTCGGCCTCTTCGGGGTGGCCGGTGAACCAGGCGGACCGGGCCGCCGCGAAGATCAGCAGGTCGCCGTCGCCCTCGTCGGCTACCGGCGGCGCGCTCGGCTCGGCGGTGGCCCGGCGGGGCAGGCCCGAACCGGCCTGTGCCGTCGGCTCGTCCCGGTCCACCAGACGCAGCGGCGGATTGTCGGTGGGCAGCCCGTTGTGCAGGGTGCGGTCCGCCAGCGGCGGCGGCTCGACCAGGCGCAGCGTGGGCGGCTCCGGCGGCAGGTCGTCCGCCTGCCACGGCGGGGTGACCCGCCCGTCGGCGGGCGCCGCGCTGACCGGGGCGTCCCGCTGCTCGGACTGGCCGCCCGGGTAGGCCCGGTAGCCAGACCCGCCGGCCCGGTCGTCCTGCTCGTCACCCGGGTTCACCAGCGGCCAGTTCGCCCGGGAACCGGGCGGTGCCGGTGGCTCGGGCCGAGTCGCCGGCACCGAGACCGTCAGTCCGGCGGCGGAGATCGTGCCCGGACGCGCCGCGCTCTCCCCGTTGGTCTTCGGTCGGGGGGTGATCGGCGTCGGGCGCCGCTCGCTGCGGGCGCTGTTGATGGCGGCCGTGGTCAGGGTGGCCCGGAACGGCTCGCCGGCCTCGGCCGGCGGGATGGCCCCGCGCTGCGCCGGCATCGGAGTCATCCCCGGAGGCGGCGGCGGCGCCGAGACCGGCCGGTTCGCCAACGTGTCGGCATGGTAGGCCGGTGGCGCCGAGGAGGGCGGAGCCGTGCGCGGCTCGCGGGGCGGCCCGGAGACCGGCACGACGGGCATGGAGAGCGTGGCCGCCGGTGACAGCGGTGGCGCGGCGGAGGGAGTGACCGGCTGCGGCGCCATCGGCGGCGGTGCGACTGGCGCCGGCGCGACCGGCGGCGGTCCCATCGGCTGCGGGCGGGCGGGCGGGCTGCTCGCCGCCGGCTGGTGCCGGTTGCGCCGTCCCGAGCTGGGCAGCGGCTCCCGCGTCGGACCGGGCAGCCCGGCGCCGACCTGCGAGGCAGCCTCACCAGCGCTGCGCCGGCCGGCCCGACGGACCGGCTCCGGGGTGCTGACCCGGGCGGTGAGGGTGGCGACGAGGGCGTCACAGCCGGCGTCGCAGGCGCGTACCGCCGCGACGGCCTGGCGTACGGTCTCCGCCGCCGCTGAGGTGAGGGCCTTGTTGGCGGCCCCCCGCCGAGGTGTCTCCGCGATGGCGACCCGGAGCGCGGTGACCGCCTCGGTGATCACGTCGGCCTCGGCGACGCCGTCCGCGGCGAGGTGCGCGGCGATGGCGTCGGTGGCGACCGAGGTGTCCCGGCCGCGTGCGGCGGTGCCGCTGAGCATGCCCGGCTCGGGCAGGGCGTCGAGCACGGCCAGCGAAACCGGCTCGGCCGGGTCCGGATACGCCCGCAGCGCGGCCGGGTAGAGCTCGCGCAGCACCTCGCGCAGGGCCACGGCGGCGGCGTGCCGCCCGTTGGCGAGCGCGGCGTGCGCGGCGAGCACCGGCTTGAACCCGGCGAGTTCGCGCGGTGCCGGGAGGGTGGCCGCGGAGAGCGCACCGGCCTGCAACGCCCGGGCGAGCCCGACAGCCCGCCGCTCGGCCGGGGCGGAGTCCCGCTCCTCGGCCGACTCGTCGTCGGCGAACCGTTCGGCGAAGTCGTCGACGGAGTCGTCGTCGGCGATGACCAGGGGACGTCCGGCCGCGCTGAGCAACGAGGTGACCATGTGGTCGTCGCTGTCCGCCGCGACAGCCGCGCCGCTCGGTCCGCTGCTCCGCTCGACGAGTACCGCGCCGAGCTGGGCGTAGCCAGCCGGGTCGTCGGTGATTTCGCAGACATGGAGCAGTCTGCCTGCGTCGTCGACCACCGCGGAGGTCAGCGTCGCGCCGGCCGAAGTCGGCCGGCCCGTCGTATCCGCAGAGGCCAGACCGCAGTACACCCGCACGAGCGCCACGGCGTCGTCCTCCTCCCGAGACACAAGTGGTGTGCCAAAGACTGATGCTCCCTGGTAAGGGGTCAGTCGCGCCAGTCCACGGCGGCAGAGATCTTGCCGATAATCGTGCGCCACCCGAGACTTGCGGTTTGTGCCCCGATTTTCTTGAGTCGCCGCCGACCACGGAATCCGCCGAGGCCGCCGGCAACGGTGGCCCGGAGTGCCTCGTCGAGGTCGTCCAGGCTGGAGCCGGAGGAAAGCATATCCAGTACGGCGGGGAGCCGGAGCGCGTAGGCCAGGTCACGAGCGACCTCGCCGGCCTCGATCAGCAGTGTCGAGTCCCAGACGTCGTGCCCGCCGCGCAGGTTCTCCACCACCAGGTCGAGCTCGTAGGAGTCCTCGTCGAGCGGGGCGACGTCGGCCGGCGTGATCCGCTCGACGAGCGTGTCCCAGGTGTCCAGATCGGCCAGGTCGTTCGGCGCGCCGGACCTGACGAATGTGACGAGCGCCTCAGGACTCTTGAACAGCAGCAGCTTGCCCCGGTGGGTGAGGAACGCCGGCACCTCCTCGCCGTCCTCCTCCGCCTCGGCGGCGGCCGGCTCGCCGTCGGAGTCGTCGGCGTCGGTCTTGCCGTCCCGCTCCGCCTCCTCCTTGTCGGCCTCGGCGAACTGGTCGGCGACCTCCTCGTCGAGGATCACGACCGTCTCGTCCTCGTCCTCCTCGTCGACCTCGGCCCGCCGGGACCGGCTGGCGAAGAGGTCGTCCTGCTCGCGGTCGGCGATGTCGGTCGGGGTCAGCTCGCTCGCCGGCCGGTACGCCCGCAGGGTGAAACCGGCACCCGACGGCAGGGCGATCTCGACCGGATCGATCCGGACCTCCTCCCAGAGCGACCGGTTCGGCGCGCCGGACGTCGCCGGGGCGTCCTCGGTGCCGGCGGTGTCGTCACTGGTTCCCGGGGAGTCGGCCTCGACCTGCCCGGGGTCGGCGACCCCGTCGCTTCCGGCGGACTCGTTGCCCGGCTCGTCGGTTTCGGGCCGGTGGGACGACTGGCGGGCCACGCTGACCTCCGTGTGCGCTCGATATGGGCACCCGACCCGGCGAGGGTTGCCGGCGGATCGGTGACTCTGCGCACACACCCTAGTAGGCCGGCGGCGAACGTGGACGCCGGCACCCCGTTGGAGTTTGCCGCGCATATTAGTAGTCTTGCTACCTATGAACGCCCAGGCGCTGCACGGCCATCTCGATGCGCTGCTGCTCGCGGTGCTGGAGCGGGGCGCGCTGCACGGGTACGCCATCATCGAGGCACTCCGGGCCCGCAGCGGCGGCGTGCTCGACCTGCCCACCGGGACCATCTATCCGGCGCTGCGCCGGCTGGAGCGGGCCGGCTACGTCAGCAGCGCCTGGAGCACGGTCAACGGCCGGGAGCGCCGGACCTACGAGCTGACCGGTGCCGGGCAGCGTGCCCTGGTCGGCGAGCGGAGCAGCTGGCAGGAGTTCAGCTCGACGGTGGCCCGGTTCCTCGGCGGGCCGGAGACGCCCGGCGCACCCGCCTGAGCGGCAATCCATCGACCCGTGCGGGCTTCAGGAGCGGATCGCCAGGTAGTCGCGTTCGGCGCCGGTCTGGCGCAGCCACTGGTCGCGGTACCAGCCCGGTCGGGCGGCGAGTTCGGCGTGGTCACCCCGGTCGGTGACGCGGCCACCGTCGAGTACGACGATCTCGTCGTACCGGTCCAAATCGGACAGTCGGTGTGTGACGAGTACCACCGTGCGGTCCGGGCCGGCGTGCGCGGTCGCCGAGCCGAGCACCGCGTCCGCGGCGGCGGGGTCGAGACCCTCGGTCGGCTCGTCCAGCACCAGGACGCCGGCCGGGGCGGCGAGCAGGGCCCGGGCCAGCAGCAGCCGCTGGCGTTGCCCGCCGGAGAGCTGACCGCCGTCCTCGCCGACCAGCGTGTCCCAGCCGGCGGGCTGCCGGCGTACCCAGTCCAGCAGGCCGGCCGCCGCGGCGGCGCCGGCCAGGTCGTCGTCGGTGGCACCGGCCCGGCCGAGCAGCAGGTTCTCCCGGATGCTGGCGTGGAAGACGTGCGCGTCGGCGAGCAGCCCGCCGACGATCCGGGGCAGCCGGTCGACGGGCAGTTCGGCGAGGTCGACGCCGTCGAGTAGCACCCGCCCCCGGTCCGGCCGCACCATCCCGGTCAGTACGCCGAGCAGGCTGCTCTTGCCGGCCCCGCTCGGCCCGACGACGGCGATCCGGGCGCCGGCCGGCAGGTCGAGGCTCACCCCGTCGAGCGCGGGCGGGCCGTGGCGGCGGTAGCGCAGGTCCACCCCGTCGACCCGGCAGTGCCACCGCCGGGCCGGGTAGCGGAGGTGTCGCGCCGCGTCGATCGGCTGTCGCGGGGTGTCGGCTGGCTGTCGCGACGCATCGGCTGGGACTGGGGCCGGGGTCGGGGCTGGGGCTGGGACTGGGGCTGGGGTCGGGGTCGGGGCGTCGCGGAGCAGGTCGGCGACCCGGGTCAGGCCGGTGCGCAGCCGGGTCCAGTGCCGTGCCGCGCCGACAAGTGCCAGGGCCGCCTCAACGGCGGCGAGCGTGCCGACCGCGAGGACCCCGACGAGTACGCCGGGCACCTCCGCCCGGAGCGCCACGGTCAGCACGGCGGCGCTGGTCGCACCGGCCACCAGTACCCCGAGCGCGTCCACCGCCCAGCCCACCGCCGCCGTCCGGCGTTCCAGCCCGGCCAGTTCGCGGGCCCGGGCGTCCGCCCGGTCCAGGGCCGCCCCGGTCGCGCCGAACGCGGCCAGGTCGGCGGCACCGGAGGTCAGGTCGACCGCATCCCCGGCGAGCGCGCCGCGCAACGGCGCCACCCGGGCGGCGGTACGCCGGGTGAGCAGCGCCGCCAGCACCGGCAGGGCGACCCCGGCTAGCAGCAGTCCGCCGGCCAGGGCCAGCCCGGCGAGCGGCTCGACGGCGGCGGCACCCGCCACGGCGAGCAGACCGACGAGCGCGGCGGCCGCTCCGGGCACCAGTACCCGGAGCAGCAGGTCCTGCACCGCCTCGACGTCCGAGACCACCCGGCTGAGCAGGTCGGCGGAGCGCTGCGTGCCGGCGGTACGCCGGGCCGCCAGCGCGGCGAAGACGCTGGCCCGGACCTCGGTGACGACCCGCAGTGCCGCGTCGTGTCCGGCCAGCCGTTCGGTGTAGCGCAGCACGCCCCGGCCGATCGCCAGGGCGCGTACCGCGACGATCGCGACGGTGAGGGTGTCCAGCGGCGGCCGGCCTGCGGCGCTGATCAGCAGCCAGGTCGCGGTCGCCAGCAGGGCGAGCCCGGCGAGTTCGGTGCCGGCGGCGAGCAGGCCGGCGCCGAGCAGCCGACCGAGGTACGGGCGGGCCAGCCGCCAGACGGTCCGTTCGGGGCGCAGCCTCACGCCACCACCTCCCGGGGCGCGTCCTCGGGCAGCCTCGCCGGTCCCGGGACGCCCACCGGGCCGGATCCGGCGGCCGGCTCGGAATGCGGAGGTGCGGGTGGGTCGGCGTGGGCGGCCGGGGCCTCCTCGGTGACCCGGCCGTCCTCGACCCGGAGCACCCGGTCCGCCTCGGCCAGCAGCGTCGGGCGGTGTGCCACCAGCAGTGCCGTACGCCCCTCGACCAGTCGCCGGGTCGCCGCGAGTACGGCCGCCTCCGCGCCGGCGTCGAGCCGGGCGGTGGGCTCGTCGAGCAGCACGATCGGGGCGTCCCGGAGGAAGGCCCGAGCCAGTGCGACCCGCTGCCGCTGGCCGCTGGACAGCCCGTGGCCGCGCTCGCCGAGCCGGGTGTCCAGGCCGTCTGGAAGCCCGGCGACGACCTCGGTCAGGTCGGCGTCCCGGATCGCGTCCCGGACGGCCGCCTCGGGCGCCTCCGGCGCGCCGAGTCGGATGTTGTCGGCCAGCGAGGTGCCGAACAGGTGGGCCCGCTGCGGTACCCAGGCCAGCTGCCGGCGCCAGCCCGCCAGGTCAAGGGTCGCCAGGTCCGTGCCGTCGACCGTGATCCGCCCGTCGCTCGGGTCGACGAAACCGAGCAGCAGGTGCAGCAGGGTGCTCTTGCCGGCGCCGCTCGGACCGATGACGGCGATCCGCTCGCCGGGCCGGATGGTGAGGGTGACGTCCCGCAGCGCGGTGGTGCGCTCGTACTCGACCGTGACCGACTCGAACCTGATCTCCCCGGGCCGCCCCGGTTGGCCGGCGGGCGGTAGCTGGCCGGCGCCGGATGCTCGGTGGCCAGCGCCGGATGCTCGGTGGCCAGCGGCGGATGCTCGGTGGCCAGTAGCGGGTGACCGGTCGGCGGATGGCTGGCTGGCGGGGGATGGCTGGCTGGCGGCAGTTGGTCGGCTGGCGCTGGCGCTGGCGCTGGCGCTGGCGCTGGCGCTGGCGGTGGTGGTGGTGCTGGCGCTGGCGGTGGTGGTGGCGGTGCGTGACTCGGGGTCGAGCAGGGTGAGCGCCTCGTCCAGCGCGGCCAGTCCCTCCTGGCTGGCGTGGAACTGGCTGCCGGCGGCGCGCAGCGGCAGGAAGGCCTCCGGGGCGAGCAGCAGCACCAGCAGCGCCGTCTGGAGGGCGAGTCCTCCGCCGAGCAGCCGGAGGCCGATCGGCACCGCGACCAGCGCGACCGAGAGGGTGGCGACCAGTTCGAGCACCAGCGCGGAGAGGAAGGCGATCCGCAGCGTGCCCATGGTCGCGCGACGGTGCCGGTCCGCCATCCCGCGTACCACCGTGACCTGGGCGGAGGCGCGGCCGAACAGGTGCAGGGTGGGCAGGCCGCGCACCATGTCGAGGAAGTGGCCGCCGAGCAGTGCCAACCGGCGCCACTGCCGCTCGGTGGCGGCCTGGGCCTGCCAACCGAGGAGCGCCCCGAAGATCGGGACCAGGGGCAGGGTCACCGCGATGACCAGTGCCGAGCTCCAGTCGGCGAAGGTCAGCCGGGCGAGTACCGCCAGCGGCACCGTGACGCTGAGCACGAGCTGCGGCAGGTAGCCGGTGAAGTACCCGTCGAGCGCGTCCAGTCCGCGTCCGGCCAGGGTGGCGAGCTGCCCCGTACGCTGCCCGGACAGCCAGCCCGGCCCGCGTCGGCCGACGCCGTCGAGCAGTTCGGTGCGGAGGGTGGCCTTTACCGTGGCCGCGGCGCGGGCCGCCACCGTGCCCTGTGCCCAGAGCAGGGCCGCCCGGCCGGCCACGCTGGCCAGGAAACCGGCCAGGGCGGCCCGGTCGAGTCGCCCGCCCGCCGCCTCGGCCAGCACCGTGGCCAGCGTGGTGGCCTGGGCGATCACCAGGCCGGCGGCGGCGACGCCGAGCCCGGCGAGCAGTCCGAGGTGACGCCGCGCGCCGGGAACCCGGCGCAGCAGGCGGGGGTCGAACGGCCGGCGGCTCACCGGTGTCCGGGCGGCGTCGGGGTCGGCTCGTCCGGCAGCAGCACGTTCGCGGCCCGGAACGGTGCCGGTGGCGCCGCGCTGTCCGACCGGCGTGGCCGGCGACCGTCGAAGACCCATATCCCACGCATCTCTCGGGGCAGCTTCCGTTCCTGGGGCAGCAGCTTCCGTGACAGGGCCAGTTTACTACGGGATGTAGTAATGGCCCGGCGGCTCAGTGCAGGAACAGCGACACCGGCAGCGCGACCAGGGTCGTCGCCAGCGCCAGCGCGGCCACCCCGGGCAGCCGTCCCGGCCGGCGGGCGTCCAGTAGTCGCTGCACCCGGGCGTCGAGTTCGCCGTCGGCGACCCCGAGCGCGCCGGCCGGGGTGACCCGGGAGCCGGCGCTGGCGAACCGGAGCAGCGCGGCGGCGAGCGGGGCGTCGGCGTGCAGGCGCCGGGCCTTGTCGTCGGCCCGCATCTCCACCAGCAGGGCGACGGTGTCGTGTGCGGCGCGTACCCACCGGACGCCGGGGAGGGCCCGGCAGAGCGCGGTGAAGGGGAGCAGCACCAGGTCGTGCCGCTCGTCGGCGTGCGCCCGCTCGTGGCTGAGTACCGCCGCGAGCTGCGCGCGGTCGAGCAGGCTCAGGGTGCCGGCGCTGACCACCACCTGCGGGCGTACCCCGGGCAGGCAGTAGGCGGCCGCGCTCGGGTGGTCGAGTACCAGGGCGCCGGGCGCGGCCGGGTCGTCCCGGGCCACCAGGGTCAGCAGGTCCCGGTGCCGGCGCTGGGCGCGCAGCGCGCCGAGCAGGCTCCGGGCCGTCGAGCCGAGCAGCACCACCGCCACGCCGACACCGACGCCGACCAGGCCGAGGTGCAGCACACCCAGGCCGGCCGGCAAATCGCCGCCGCCGAGGAGGTCACCGGCGAGCGACCGCAGCGCGGAACCGGTGCCCTGGCCGTACGGAGCGAGCCCGAGCGAGATCGGCAGGCCGATCGCGGAGAGCCCGAGGGCGAGCCCGACGAACTGCCAGCAGACGATCGCGATCCGGGGACTGTGCCACGCCCAACCGGCGCCCAGCCGGCCGGACCGGGTCAGGACCTGGGCGGCGAGATAGCAGGCCAGGGCGGCGAGCGCGAAGTGTGTGGCGTAGAGCATCGGCTCAGCCCCGCCGCTTCGCGGTGTTCGGCCGGTCGGTCGTCGCCACGGGGTCACCGGGTGTCGTCGGGAGCCGCGTCGGGTCCGACCCGGGCTCGTCGGCCAGCGCCGCGCGCAGCACCTCGGCCTCGGTCCCGGTGACCGAGCGGGCGAACCGGACCAGTGCGGCGTCCCGGCTGCCGGCCAGGTCCAGGGCGTCGAGCATCAGCCGGGCGATGTGCGCCTCGCGGCTGGCGGCCGGCCGGTAGCGCCAGGCCCGCCCCTCCCGCTCGCGCTCGACCATGCCCTTGCCGGCCAGCCGGTCGAGCACGGTCATCACCGTGGTGTAGGCCAGCTCACGGTCCCGCAGCGCCTCGGCCACCTCGCGGACGGTCGCTCCGGCGCCGGTGCCCCGGTCCCAGAGCACGTCCATCACCGCACGTTCGAGATCACCGAGTCGCGTCACGCGGCAATTCTACTACCTGCTGTCGTATAGTTGCCGACCTCGTCGGTCCCGTCCACACCGCGTCTAGCCGCCGGCTTTCGTCGGACGGCCCTGACGGTGACGCCGGAAGAGTGACGCGGGTGACGGTCGATGCGTCGTGGACAAGTTGGGTTGGACTTCACGCTGCGGACCGGCCCCATGTGGCGCTGCTCAGCCACGAGAACACGATCCGGCAGAGCGGTGTGATCCCCGGCTGCCCGGACCTGTTGGCGCCGGTTGACGATCTAGCCGCTGGCATCGCCGCGCACGGTAATCTCTGTCTAATGATTTCGCGGCGGAGGACGAGTGCGGCATGAAGAGAGTCGGACCCGATGTCGAGGGGCACCTGGTCGATCTTGAGGATGTCCCGTTGGCTCAGGTGCTGCTGCTCGACGAGGACGAGACCGTCCTGGCCAACTCGATCCGGAGGGTCATCGATGCGGCCCAGCGGCACCCCCAGGACACCGTGGCAGCGTTCAACAACTACATCTGACGCGCTGCTGGCAAGGTGAGCTGGAACAGTGCGGTCGATTCCGACAGGGTTGTCGGTACGCCGGTTCGGCAGGTGTTGCTCAAGGTCCATAGCCGCTGCAATCTGGCCTGCGACTACTGCTACGTCTACCAGCACGTCGACCAGACCTGGCGGAGCCGGCCGAAGGTCATGTCCCGACCGGTGGTCGAGATGGCGGCGAGGCGGATCGCGGAACACGCCCGGCGGCACGAACTCGCTCGCATCACCGTGATCTTCCACGGTGGCGAGCCGTTGCTGGCCGGCCCGGACCTCCTCGACCACGCCGCCCGCGTCCTGCGGGCCACCGTCCCGGCCAGTACCGCAGTGGACCTGCGGATCCAGACCAACGGGGTGCTGCTGGACGAGGCGTTCCTCGACATGTTCGCAGAGCACGACATCCGGGTCGGTGTCAGTCTGGACGGTCCGGCGGTGGCGAACGACCGGCACCGGGTCTTCGCCGGTGGCCAGGGGAGCCACCGGGCGGTCGCGCGAGCGCTGCGCCGGCTGCACCAGGAGCGCCACCGCCACCTGTACGGCGGGATCCTGTGCACCGTCAACCTGGAGAACGATCCGATCGAGGTGTATCGGAGCCTGCTCGCCTTCCACCCGCCCCGGCTGGACTTCCTGCTGCCGCACGGCAACTGGACCACGCCACCGCCGGGCCGGCGAACCGACACCACCGACGCTCCGTACGCCGATTGGCTCGTCCGGATCTTCGACGACTGGTACGCCACCCGGCCGCAACGGACCGGCATCCGGCTGTTCGAGTCCATTGTCGACCTGCTGTTGGGTGGGCGCAGCGGCAGCGAGGTCGTGGGGCTGAGCCCGAGCGACCTGATCACCGTGGAGACGGACGGGGCGATCGAGCAGGGCGACGCGCTGAAGACCACCGAGGAGGGCATGGCGGCCACCGGCCTGCACGTGGCCTCGGCCTCCTTCGACGAGGCGATCGAACAGCCGGGTATCAGCGCCCGGCAGTCTGGTCTGGCCGGGCTCGCGCCGTCCTGTCGGTCCTGCCTGATCGTCCGGGTATGCGGCGGCGGCCTGTACGCCCATCGCTACCGCGCCGGAAACGGATTCGACAACCCGTCGGTGTACTGCCCGGACCTGACCCGCCTGATCCTGCACATCCGCGCCCGGCTGAACGCGGAACTCTCGGCGCTGCGTCGTCCGGGCGCCGACTGATCGACCGGACGCACGCTCCCGGAGATGTCGACCGCACGCTCCCAGGACCATCGGCCCCAGGCTCTTGGCACGGTCAATTGCCGGCTCTCAGAACTGGAGCAGATCGAACTCGCATTCCGATCGACCTCGCGCGAGTATCGCGGCGGTCAGGGGATGTTCCCGGCCGACACTCTGACTGGCCCGTGCCAGCAGATCGGCCCGGAACTCCACCAGCCCGTCGACGTCCCCCAGCGCGGTCCGGCTCGCGGCCAGATTGCACCCGGCTGTCAGCAGATCCGGGTGCATCTCGCGGAAGATGCGGCCCATCGCGTCGTACACCTGCCGCTCGGTCGTGAGCGCCGCAGCGGGGTCGCCGGCGGCGAACCGGACATTCGCCGCGATCACCGAACATTGCAGGGTGTACGGATGGTCTTCGTTCAACCCGGACCGCACGTGGGAGTGGGCGGTCGTGGCAGCGCGTTCGTGGTGGCGTTGTCCACGATGCGGTTGGCGAGGATGCTGACGGCTTCGATGTACTCGTCCTCGTTGCGGCGCAACCGCACAAGCTGGCGCAGCCCGTCCCGCCGGTAGGCCTCGCTGAACACGTCCCGGTCGTACTGCACCGCCTGGACCACCTCCGGGACGTGCCGCGGCGGCAACCAGAGGACGGGGAGCAGCGCCGCCGAGCGGGCGCCGCCGGTCGCCTCGTGCCGCCCCACGCGGTCCGCGAAGATCTGCCATTCGCGGCCGCACGGTCCGCTTGCGAAATACCGGGGCGAAAAGAGGGCCACGAACGAAGACGCGTTGACCAGGGCATCCACCAACGTAGCCGACCAGGTGGCGCCGATCTCAATGCTGTTCTTGTCGAAAAATCCCACCTCGGCGTTGCTTGCCATCCCCGCCCGGACCCGGACCTCAGCGCAGAGGTCACGGTAGAACCCCTCCACGTAGGGGTCGTCGTCGCTGCGTGCGTAGCTGAGAAAAGAGGTGCAGACGGTGCGGGACACCGGCCTGCTCCGCGGTCACCCGAGCGACCCCCCGTCCTGCCGTTGTGAGGGTTAGTTAGGGATGCGGATCTGAACGCGTCACGCGTACATCCGCACCAGACATCATGCCTGCCCGCTGGACGAATGCGTAGTGATGGGGAACGGGATAAATCGGTGCGCTCGTCATGATCCTAATGTGCCCGCGCTGACCTGGGGTGATTCACATTCTCGGTACTCAGTTGATCGGGGGCTCTCGTGCCTGTCTCTGGTGGCGACCGTGCGGTAGCAAGGAGGTTGCGGCTTCCGGTCACGCGGCCGGAGCCACCCGGGAGGTGCGACTTGGATCAAGAATCCTTCGGTCCGGTGCCACCTGCGCCTACCCGCCGGTTACCCCGGCCTGGTTGTATCGCGTGTTGCGGTCGTGCCGCTGGTAAGTCCAGAATGGAACCCGCTGCGTTGGCGCGGCTTCGCGGCAAAATGATCTAGGAAACCCGACAAGATGAACCACCCTGTCCGAGGAGGAGCTGTTGACACAGTTCTTCCTCAGTCGTGCTGTGGGTGACGACGACAGCTACGCGATCCGCTTCTTCCACGACCTGTCGATCAGGGTCCGAGAGCTCTCGGGCGTGGACAGCGACGTCGGATTCGTCGAGTCGGTGGAGAGTGGCGGTCGTTCGCCCTGGTCGACGGCGGCTCGCGACGCGCTGACCAGCTGTCAGGTATTCGTCGCCCTCTGCT is from Micromonospora sp. WMMD1102 and encodes:
- a CDS encoding FxsB family cyclophane-forming radical SAM/SPASM peptide maturase → MSWNSAVDSDRVVGTPVRQVLLKVHSRCNLACDYCYVYQHVDQTWRSRPKVMSRPVVEMAARRIAEHARRHELARITVIFHGGEPLLAGPDLLDHAARVLRATVPASTAVDLRIQTNGVLLDEAFLDMFAEHDIRVGVSLDGPAVANDRHRVFAGGQGSHRAVARALRRLHQERHRHLYGGILCTVNLENDPIEVYRSLLAFHPPRLDFLLPHGNWTTPPPGRRTDTTDAPYADWLVRIFDDWYATRPQRTGIRLFESIVDLLLGGRSGSEVVGLSPSDLITVETDGAIEQGDALKTTEEGMAATGLHVASASFDEAIEQPGISARQSGLAGLAPSCRSCLIVRVCGGGLYAHRYRAGNGFDNPSVYCPDLTRLILHIRARLNAELSALRRPGAD
- a CDS encoding TIR-like protein FxsC; protein product: MSRTVCTSFLSYARSDDDPYVEGFYRDLCAEVRVRAGMASNAEVGFFDKNSIEIGATWSATLVDALVNASSFVALFSPRYFASGPCGREWQIFADRVGRHEATGGARSAALLPVLWLPPRHVPEVVQAVQYDRDVFSEAYRRDGLRQLVRLRRNEDEYIEAVSILANRIVDNATTNALPRPPTPTCGPG